From one Dermacentor andersoni chromosome 1, qqDerAnde1_hic_scaffold, whole genome shotgun sequence genomic stretch:
- the LOC126516900 gene encoding E3 ubiquitin-protein ligase MARCHF11-like translates to MASQHNESSNKETRAESSERDHHLCFRQVNVRTLRNRCHRDDQDSSPEEKICPVPSSLPSYSQYPKTDGARHIPCSDSEPSQSGVVTPSLPYVGSSLEGEEHAGQTNAAALSKDVRQPLLKSPEAMSDQEDDSARDLVSPDQPAGYLNGAADSGPMCRICYEGDQVDPLVSPCSCTGTMGFVHVSCLELWLNEQNLDICELCGEHFPMAAQPGSVRRFFHYVWQSEGRLRQALLSDLFYFAMMTSVALFSFINYRRALEALDWSGLVWKIIVIFVTGAFHGYCMTCLSNRLRSRYHSFMAWQLENPVRRKVEVTSVREVTVGGT, encoded by the coding sequence ATGGCCAGTCAGCACAACGAGAGCTCGAACAAGGAAACACGCGCGGAATCTAGTGAGCGCGACCACCACTTGTGTTTTCGTCAAGTTAACGTACGAACGCTGCGAAATCGATGCCACCGCGACGATCAGGATTCATCACCCGAAGAGAAGATCTGCCCCGTTCCCTCGTCTTTGCCTTCCTATTCGCAATACCCAAAGACTGATGGCGCTCGCCACATCCCGTGCTCTGATTCTGAGCCTTCTCAATCAGGTGTAGTCACCCCCTCGCTACCATACGTGGGCTCTAGCCTGGAGGGCGAAGAGCACGCAGGGCAAACGAACGCCGCCGCACTGTCCAAGGACGTTCGACAGCCGTTGCTGAAAAGTCCTGAAGCTATGAGCGACCAAGAGGATGACTCCGCGCGGGACTTGGTTTCTCCCGATCAGCCAGCTGGTTACCTAAACGGGGCTGCGGACAGTGGACCCATGTGCCGGATCTGCTATGAAGGCGACCAGGTAGATCCACTCGTGTCCCCCTGCAGCTGCACTGGTACCATGGGCTTCGTGCATGTGTCCTGCCTGGAGCTCTGGCTGAACGAGCAGAACCTCGACATCTGCGAGCTCTGCGGTGAGCATTTCCCGATGGCAGCCCAACCCGGAAGCGTGCGCCGGTTCTTCCACTATGTTTGGCAGAGCGAGGGGCGGCTGCGACAAGCGTTGCTGAGCGACCTGTTCTACTTCGCCATGATGACATCAGTCGCCTTATTCTCCTTCATCAACTATAGGAGAGCGTTGGAAGCGCTTGATTGGAGCGGTCTTGTCTGGAAAATCATCGTGATTTTCGTTACCGGCGCCTTCCACGGTTATTGCATGACTTGTTTATCCAACAGGCTGCGCAGTCGGTATCATTCGTTCATGGCGTGGCAGTTGGAGAACCCGGTGCGCCGGAAGGTGGAGGTGACGTCGGTCAGAGAAGTGACTGTTGGCGGGACATAA